A window from Enterocloster bolteae encodes these proteins:
- a CDS encoding sugar phosphate isomerase/epimerase family protein — protein sequence MKLNTGMRCHDLCPKMEMEKLFAQVREHDIRQIQLAFGKSISDYDFTAGHYSSGFARTIARELEKNQIHVAVLGCYINPVNPIESIRQAEVARFIEHMKYARIIGADMVGTETGRLDPDFRVTEESYTEDAYQLLLRSMREIVAAAEKLGVIVGVEGVFNHTLYSPARMKRFLEDIDSPNVEVILDAVNLIHPEQAEPEAQKEVIDRAFAYYGDRIGALHVKDFVFDGQEQLFRHVGDGLFQYEPLMRHVKERKPHIAMLLENSSRERYHEDVKFLQTIYDQV from the coding sequence ATGAAACTGAATACAGGCATGAGATGCCATGATTTATGTCCGAAGATGGAAATGGAGAAGCTGTTTGCCCAGGTAAGGGAACATGATATCCGTCAAATCCAGCTGGCATTCGGAAAGTCCATCAGCGATTATGATTTTACCGCAGGCCATTACAGCTCCGGTTTTGCCCGGACCATTGCCCGGGAGCTGGAGAAGAACCAAATCCATGTGGCTGTGCTGGGCTGCTATATCAATCCTGTCAATCCCATTGAATCCATACGCCAGGCAGAGGTGGCGCGTTTCATCGAACATATGAAATATGCCAGAATCATAGGGGCTGATATGGTGGGAACCGAGACAGGACGCCTGGATCCGGATTTCAGGGTCACAGAGGAATCCTATACAGAGGACGCCTACCAGCTGCTTTTAAGGAGCATGAGGGAGATCGTGGCTGCGGCTGAGAAGCTGGGAGTTATTGTAGGTGTGGAGGGCGTATTTAACCACACGCTGTACAGCCCTGCCCGGATGAAGCGGTTCCTGGAGGACATTGATTCCCCCAATGTGGAGGTGATACTGGACGCCGTGAATCTGATCCACCCCGAACAGGCGGAGCCGGAGGCACAGAAAGAGGTTATTGACAGGGCTTTTGCATATTACGGCGACCGCATAGGCGCCCTTCATGTAAAGGATTTTGTCTTTGACGGCCAGGAACAGCTGTTCCGCCATGTGGGTGACGGCCTTTTCCAGTATGAACCCCTTATGAGGCATGTAAAGGAGAGGAAGCCCCATATTGCCATGCTGTTGGAGAATTCCAGCAGGGAGCGGTATCATGAAGATGTGAAGTTCTTACAGACGATTTACGATCAGGTGTAG
- a CDS encoding MATE family efflux transporter, giving the protein MEKNKEAKEVDLGTGSVGKLLFQLALPAITAQIINVLYNMVDRMYIGHLPGEGANALTGVGVTFPVIMAISAFAALVSMGGAPRASIMLGKGRKDEAENILGNCTTALITVAVVLTAFFLIFGRRILLMFGASGNTIEYGWAYMQIYSLGTIFVQLALGLNAFINAQGYAKTGMYTVLIGAICNIILDPILMFVFHMGVRGAALATIISQGISAAWVVLFLISNKSYLKIRTCFMRPKREILMPAIALGAAPFVMQFTESILNICFNTSLLKYGGDVAVGAMTIMGSVMQFSLLPLQGLTQGAQPIISFNYGAKKLDRVSRTFRLLLTSCMTYSTVLWAVAMFVPMVYIRIFTQDAALTAFSEWSIRIYMAASLLFGAQLACQQTFIAIGDSKTSLFLALLRKVILLIPLIYVLPNLFENKVFAVFVAEPIADTIAVCTTVTLFLLSFRKMKRELGANA; this is encoded by the coding sequence ATGGAGAAAAACAAAGAAGCAAAAGAGGTGGACCTGGGCACGGGCAGCGTGGGGAAGCTTCTTTTTCAGTTGGCCCTGCCGGCCATTACAGCCCAAATCATCAACGTTCTGTATAATATGGTGGACCGTATGTATATCGGCCACCTGCCCGGCGAAGGCGCCAACGCGCTTACAGGGGTAGGCGTCACCTTCCCGGTTATCATGGCGATTTCCGCCTTTGCCGCCCTGGTAAGCATGGGCGGCGCTCCCAGGGCATCTATCATGCTGGGCAAGGGCAGGAAGGACGAAGCAGAAAACATCCTGGGCAACTGTACCACTGCCCTTATAACCGTGGCCGTTGTGCTGACTGCCTTCTTCCTTATCTTCGGCCGCCGCATCCTGCTGATGTTCGGAGCCAGCGGCAATACCATAGAGTACGGGTGGGCTTACATGCAGATTTATTCCCTGGGAACCATTTTTGTACAGCTGGCCCTTGGACTCAACGCCTTTATCAATGCCCAGGGATATGCCAAGACAGGTATGTACACCGTGCTCATCGGGGCCATATGCAACATCATCCTGGACCCCATTCTCATGTTTGTGTTTCACATGGGCGTTCGGGGCGCTGCCCTGGCCACCATCATATCCCAGGGAATCTCCGCTGCCTGGGTTGTCCTGTTCCTGATATCGAATAAGAGCTACCTTAAAATACGCACCTGCTTCATGCGGCCCAAAAGGGAAATTCTCATGCCGGCCATTGCGCTGGGCGCAGCCCCTTTTGTCATGCAGTTCACGGAAAGCATCCTGAATATCTGCTTTAATACCTCCCTCTTAAAGTACGGGGGAGATGTGGCAGTAGGGGCCATGACCATCATGGGAAGCGTGATGCAGTTCTCCCTACTGCCCCTTCAGGGACTGACCCAGGGCGCCCAGCCCATTATCAGCTTTAACTACGGCGCCAAAAAGCTTGACCGCGTAAGCAGGACCTTCCGGCTGCTTCTGACCTCATGTATGACCTACTCAACCGTACTTTGGGCTGTGGCCATGTTTGTGCCCATGGTGTATATCCGCATCTTTACCCAGGATGCAGCCCTGACAGCCTTCAGCGAGTGGTCCATCCGCATCTATATGGCCGCGTCCCTGCTCTTTGGAGCCCAGCTGGCATGCCAGCAGACCTTTATCGCCATCGGAGACAGCAAAACCTCCCTGTTCCTGGCTCTGCTGCGGAAGGTCATCCTGCTGATACCGCTGATTTACGTTCTGCCCAACCTCTTTGAAAACAAAGTGTTTGCGGTATTCGTGGCAGAACCCATTGCCGATACCATAGCCGTATGCACCACGGTAACACTGTTCCTTCTTTCCTTCCGGAAAATGAAACGGGAGCTGGGAGCCAATGCCTGA